The proteins below come from a single Cricetulus griseus strain 17A/GY chromosome 6, alternate assembly CriGri-PICRH-1.0, whole genome shotgun sequence genomic window:
- the Mtch2 gene encoding mitochondrial carrier homolog 2 isoform X2 produces MADAASQVLLGSGLTILSQPLMYVKVLIQVGYEPLPPTIGRNIFGRQVYQLPGLFCYAQHIASIDGKRGLFTGLTPRLCSGVLGTVVHGKVLQHYQECDKPEELVSGNVQKENSSSFDRVIKETTREMIARSAATLITHPFHVITLRSMVQFIGRESKYCGLCDSIMTIYREEGIVGFFAGLIPRLLGDIISLWLCNSLAYLVNTYALDSGVSTMNEMKSYSQAVTGFFASMLTYPFVLVSNLMAVNNCGLAGGLPPYSPIYTSWIDCWCILQKAGNMSRGNSLFFRKVPCGKTYCCDLSMLI; encoded by the exons ATGGCGGACGCGGCCAGTCAGGTGCTCCTTGGCTCCGGTCTCACCATCCTGTCCCAGCCGCTCATGTACGTGAAAGTGCTCATCCAG gtggGATATGAGCCTCTTCCTCCAACAATAGGACGAAATATTTTTGGACGACAAGTATATCAGCTTCCTGGTCTCTTTTGTTATG CTCAGCACATTGCAAGCATCGATGGGAAGCGTGGGTTGTTCACAGGCTTAACTCCAAGACTGTGTTCGGGAGTCCTTGGAACTGTGGTCCATGGGAAAGTTTTACAG CATTACCAGGAGTGCGACAAACCTGAG GAGTTAGTATCTGGAAATGTACAAAAGGAAAACTCATCCTCCTTCGACCGAGTTATCAAAGAG ACAACTCGAGAGATGATTGCTCGTTCTGCTGCTACCCTCATTACACATCCCTTCCACG TGATCACTCTGAGATCTATGGTACAGTTCATTGGCAGAGAGTCTAAGTATTG TGGGCTGTGTGACTCCATAATGACCATCTACCGGGAAGAAGGCATCGTAGGATTTTTTGC GGGTCTAATTCCTCGCCTCCTAGGTGACATCATTTCCTTGTGGCTCTGTAACTCACTGGCTTATCTCGTCAATACCTATGCACTGGACAGTGGG GTCTCTAccatgaatgaaatgaaaagttaTTCCCAAGCTGTCACAGGA TTCTTTGCCAGTATGTTGACATATCCCTTTGTGCTTGTATCTAATCTTATGGCAGTCAACAACTGTGG GCTTGCTGGTGGATTGCCTCCTTACTCCCCAATATATACTTCTTGGATAGATTGCTGGTGCATACTACAAAAAGCG ggAAATATGAGCCGAGGAAACAGCTTGTTTTTCCGGAAGGTCCCctgtggaaagacttattgttgtGACCTGAGTATGTTAATTTGA